One Notolabrus celidotus isolate fNotCel1 chromosome 18, fNotCel1.pri, whole genome shotgun sequence DNA window includes the following coding sequences:
- the nog2 gene encoding noggin-2, whose amino-acid sequence MGLSQTLLFYLLLCVHLGVSQHYLRLRPSPSDHLPVPGLKEDPDPEYDPRETDLSERTLRKKLGSNFDPNFMSISSPMLVNLSAPDNQVKLQGPIPNEIKKLNLTETPYGKRVKVGKKARRKFLQWLWTYTHCPVVYTWKDLGVRFWPRYIKEGNCFSERSCSFPEGMSCKPVKSINKTFLRWYCQGFLKQKFCTWIQVQYPIISECKCSC is encoded by the coding sequence ATGGGCCTCTCACAAACGCTTCTCTTCTACCTGCTGCTGTGCGTCCACCTTGGAGTTTCCCAGCATTACCTTCGCCTCCGTCCTTCGCCCAGTGATCACCTCCCCGTGCCTGGCCTCAAGGAGGACCCCGATCCGGAGTACGATCCCAGGGAAACAGACTTGTCCGAGAGGACTCTAAGGAAAAAACTCGGCAGCAACTTTGACCCAAACTTCATGTCTATCAGCTCGCCCATGCTGGTGAACCTCTCCGCGCCGGACAACCAGGTGAAGCTGCAGGGGCCCATACCCAACGAGATTAAAAAGCTGAACCTGACAGAGACCCCTTATGGGAAGCGGGTCAAAGTGGGCAAGAAGGCCCGCAGGAAATTTCTGCAGTGGCTGTGGACCTACACGCACTGCCCTGTGGTGTACACCTGGAAGGATTTGGGTGTGAGGTTCTGGCCGCGTTACATCAAGGAGGGGAACTGTTTCTCAGAGCGCTCGTGCTCCTTCCCCGAGGGGATGTCTTGCAAACCAGTCAAGTCAATCAACAAGACTTTCCTGCGGTGGTATTGTCAAGGGTTTCTAAAACAGAAATTCTGTACGTGGATACAGGTGCAATACCCAATCATCTCAGAGTGCAAGTGCTCGTGCTGA